One genomic region from Bdellovibrionales bacterium encodes:
- the csrA gene encoding carbon storage regulator CsrA gives MLVLTRKLGESIAIDDHIKIRVVQIKGKQVRLGIEAPKDTKIHREEVYLSIQDQNKQSSQSTSEKSQAVAQLLKTPKGE, from the coding sequence ATGTTAGTTCTCACAAGAAAACTCGGCGAAAGTATCGCAATCGATGACCACATCAAAATTCGCGTTGTTCAAATAAAGGGCAAGCAGGTTCGCCTAGGTATCGAAGCGCCCAAAGACACAAAAATCCACCGCGAAGAAGTTTACCTTTCGATCCAAGATCAAAACAAACAGTCCTCGCAGTCGACCTCCGAAAAATCTCAAGCTGTCGCTCAATTGCTAAAAACGCCCAAAGGCGAATAA
- the flgL gene encoding flagellar hook-associated protein FlgL gives MRVADKMTYNHALNAIQKNRQDLLVHQNQAATQKRINKPSDDPLGAARVLEARTELAGYEQYKRNILSAKEFVEVSETSLGQINELLIRAKELAIDQADDAANGAESRAIVAKEIRQIYEQTVNIANRRFGDRFLFGGYSTQQTPFDMTGTYFGDDSEIEVQLDKNSYITMNIPGSTVFLGQKVAPPMSKEDQQKLQEQGYVETRGPASVETSIASQTLANSEAGHWGNKSVNIFETLRDLEVGLLANDKRVVQNSLDYLDSALSQVNQARGELGSRISSLNAGLETLQKLNVDKKVVQSEIEDVDMYELVNNLNKTQNQLEASLQTSGKMVKQSLLDFIR, from the coding sequence ATGCGCGTAGCCGATAAGATGACCTATAACCATGCCTTGAACGCGATTCAAAAGAATCGTCAGGATCTATTGGTTCACCAAAATCAGGCGGCCACGCAAAAACGGATAAATAAACCTTCGGATGATCCACTGGGTGCAGCTCGAGTGTTAGAAGCTCGCACCGAGCTTGCGGGTTATGAGCAATACAAACGAAACATTCTATCGGCGAAGGAGTTTGTCGAAGTTTCGGAAACCTCTTTAGGGCAGATAAACGAGCTTTTAATCCGCGCGAAAGAATTGGCCATCGACCAGGCGGATGATGCGGCTAATGGTGCAGAGTCGCGAGCGATCGTTGCGAAAGAAATTCGTCAGATTTACGAGCAGACGGTGAATATTGCCAATCGTCGCTTTGGCGATCGCTTTTTATTCGGGGGATACAGCACGCAGCAGACTCCATTTGATATGACGGGGACTTACTTTGGGGATGATTCCGAGATCGAAGTTCAGCTGGATAAGAATTCTTACATCACAATGAATATTCCGGGCAGCACGGTATTCCTTGGTCAAAAAGTAGCTCCACCGATGTCGAAAGAAGACCAACAGAAGTTGCAGGAGCAAGGCTATGTCGAAACTCGCGGACCGGCCTCGGTTGAAACCTCCATCGCATCGCAGACACTCGCGAACAGTGAAGCCGGACATTGGGGTAATAAATCGGTGAACATTTTCGAAACGTTAAGAGATCTCGAAGTGGGTCTCTTAGCCAACGATAAGCGCGTCGTGCAAAACTCTTTGGATTATTTGGACAGCGCTCTCTCACAGGTGAATCAAGCTCGAGGAGAACTGGGATCTCGCATCTCGTCTCTCAACGCCGGGTTAGAAACTTTACAAAAGCTCAACGTGGATAAGAAGGTCGTGCAGTCTGAGATCGAGGACGTGGACATGTACGAGTTGGTAAACAATTTAAATAAGACACAGAACCAACTAGAGGCATCATTGCAGACATCCGGTAAGATGGTTAAGCAAAGCCTTCTTGACTTTATCAGGTAG